One genomic window of Mustela lutreola isolate mMusLut2 chromosome 14, mMusLut2.pri, whole genome shotgun sequence includes the following:
- the KCNJ10 gene encoding ATP-sensitive inward rectifier potassium channel 10: MTSVAKVYYSQTTQTESRPLVGPAVRRRRVLTKDGRSNVRMEHIADKRFLYLKDLWTTFIDMQWRYKLLLFSATFAGTWFLFGVVWYLVAVAHGDLLELGPPANHTPCVVQVHTLTGAFLFSLESQTTIGYGFRYISEECPLAIVLLIAQLVLTTILEIFITGTFLAKIARPKKRAETIRFSQHAVVAAHDGKPCLMIRVANMRKSLLIGCQVTGKLLQTHQTKEGENIRLNQVNVTFQVDTASDSPFLILPLTFYHVVDESSPLKDLPLRSGEGDFELVLILSGTVESTSATCQVRTSYLPEEILWGYEFTPAISLSASGKYIADFSLFDQVVKVAPPSGLRDSTTRYGDPEKLKLEESLREQAEKEGSALSVRISNV; encoded by the coding sequence ATGACATCAGTCGCCAAGGTGTATTACAGTCAGACCACGCAGACGGAGAGCCGGCCCCTCGTGGGCCCGGCGGTCCGACGGCGCCGAGTCCTGACCAAGGACGGCCGCAGCAACGTGAGGATGGAGCACATCGCCGACAAGCGCTTCCTCTACCTCAAGGACCTGTGGACCACGTTCATCGACATGCAGTGGCGGTACAAGCTGCTGCTCTTCTCGGCGACCTTCGCGGGCACCTGGTTCCTCTTTGGCGTGGTGTGGTACCTGGTCGCCGTGGCCCATGGGGACCTGCTGGAGCTGGGCCCCCCCGCCAACCACACCCCCTGCGTGGTCCAGGTGCACACGCTCACCGGggccttcctcttctccctcgaATCGCAGACCACCATCGGCTACGGCTTCCGCTACATCAGCGAGGAGTGCCCGCTGGCCATCGTGCTCCTGATCGCGCAGCTGGTGCTCACCACCATCCTGGAGATCTTCATCACGGGCACCTTCCTGGCCAAGATCGCCCGGCCCAAGAAGCGGGCGGAGACCATCCGGTTCAGCCAGCACGCCGTGGTCGCCGCGCACGACGGGAAGCCCTGCCTCATGATCCGCGTCGCCAACATGCGCAAGAGCCTCCTTATCGGCTGCCAGGTGACAGGCAAACTGCTGCAGACCCACCAGACCAAAGAGGGTGAGAACATCCGGCTCAACCAGGTCAACGTGACGTTCCAGGTGGACACCGCCTCTGACAGCCCATTCCTCATTCTGCCGCTGACGTTCTACCACGTGGTGGATGAGAGCAGTCCCCTGAAGGACCTGCCCCTTCGCAGCGGCGAGGGCGACTTCGAGCTGGTGCTGATTCTCAGCGGGACGGTGGAGTCCACCAGCGCCACCTGCCAGGTGCGCACCTCCTACCTGCCGGAGGAGATCCTCTGGGGCTACGAGTTCACACCCGCCATCTCGCTGTCAGCCAGCGGCAAGTACATAGCGGACTTCAGCCTTTTCGACCAAGTAGTGAAAGTGGCCCCTCCCAGTGGCCTCCGTGACAGCACCACGCGCTATGGAGACCCGGAGAAGCTCAAGTTGGAGGAGTCGCTGCGGGAGCAAGCGGAGAAGGAGGGCAGCGCCCTTAGCGTGCGCATCAGCAACGTCTGA